The following coding sequences lie in one Xylocopa sonorina isolate GNS202 chromosome 7, iyXylSono1_principal, whole genome shotgun sequence genomic window:
- the LOC143425295 gene encoding arylalkylamine N-acetyltransferase-like 2, with protein sequence MSGNVKCESSVSFPIKPPGQAKVWKVIEIKVPKSVTPIKFTIQEVPEDRYEDVVEYMCKYFIPDEPMCKCFNGIDDPEYVEDFRQFWKQIIKHGLTVAAFVENPDGGKPIIAAVNVLTLSLKEDNTELSTLKTKNAQNLVAILEDLSKKAKVYEKYGVDRYLAAFGLSVHPSYRGAALGAHLLNARTDIGREYKIPVTSTAFTSPISQKLAARCGFETVAEKNFNEYVDEKGNELLPGIETKTLKIMAKKLY encoded by the exons ATGAGTGGAAACGTGAAATGTGAATCGTCCGTCTCGTTTCCAATAAAACCGCCTGGTCAGGCGAAGGTATGGAAGGTGATTGAAATCAAAGTACCGAAGTCGGTAACACCGATAAAATTCACTATTCAAGAAGTACCCGAGGACAGATATGAAGACGTAGTTGAATATATGTGCAAATACTTCATTCCCGACGAGCCCATGTGTAAATGCTTCA ATGGAATAGACGATCCGGAGTATGTAGAAGATTTTCGACAATTTTGGAAGCAAATTATTAAACATGGATTAACAGTAGCAGCGTTCGTAGAAAATCCGGATGGTGGTAAACCAATAATCGCAGCAGTTAATGTGCTCACTTTGTCTTTAAAAGAAGACAATACAGAATTAAGTACACTTAAG ACAAAAAATGCTCAAAATCTAGTGGCAATATTAGAAGACTTATCCAAAAAGGCGAAGGTATATGAAAAATATGGTGTAGATAGATACTTGGCCGCCTTTGGTCTTTCCGTGCATCCATCTTATCGAGGAGCCGCTCTAGGTGCTCATCTTCTTAATGCAAG GACGGACATAGGTCGCGAATACAAGATACCGGTAACATCCACAGCATTTACATCGCCGATCTCACAGAAACTTGCCGCGCGTTGCGGTTTCGAAACCGTAGCAGAGAAAAACTTCAATGAATACGTCGATGAGAAGGGTAATGAACTACTGCCCGGAATTGAAACGAAAACTTTGAAAATAATGGCCAAGAAACTGTATTGA
- the Ns1 gene encoding nucleostemin 1 has translation MAKFCLNKPSKRMPARKRYKIEKKVREHNRKLRKEAKKNIKKKPKLIEVPNQCPFKEDILKEVEVMKKQREEEKEKLREAAREKKREELAKTGLQGLVSTAEHKQAEHREMVVDTVHEKIKAALAQKENSLKAYYKEFKKVLDAADVILEVVDARDPLGTRCKEVEEAVRSAKGNKKLVIVLNKADLIPRENLDQWLKYLRSSLPAVAFKASTQDQAKRLGRRKLGKKTENMIQSGTCFGAELLLSLLANYCRNANNVKTSIRVGVVGLPNVGKSSVINSLKRSRACSVGSTPGVTKAMQAVQLDSKIKLLDSPGIVFANTEENSDGSSVALRNAIKIQSLKDPYTPASAILKRVSKSQLMEMYNIPEFSTPDEFFALKAAKMGKFRKGGIPDSLAAARSILGDWNSGKIRYYTVPPEQPDSHISAEIVNQISKEFDIENFAVQEKMVLDNIEEVSTKKKLIDPLLVESAGPVSSAMEIELQKEAQIKIQNKMKKKVEKAKKNVNEIRKKKTDPLFEIEGNQKLNKLNKLQFKKEKKDRARREKATIKLADQLEGFNISASDDYNFNTDFVEN, from the exons ATGGCGAAATTTTGTTTAA ACAAACCGAGCAAACGAATGCCAGCTCGGAAGAGATATAAAATCGAGAAGAAAGTTCGGGAACACAATCGAAAGTTAAGAAAAGAagctaaaaaaaatattaaaa AAAAGCCGAAACTAATTGAGGTTCCAAATCAGTGTCCTTTCAAAGAAGATATTCTTAAGGAAGTGGAGGTTATGAAGAAACAACGCGAAGAAGAGAAGGAAAAGTTGCGTGAAGCTGCACGTGAGAAGAAACGGGAGGAACTTGCCAAGACAGGTCTCCAAGGATTAGTTTCAACTGCGGAACATAAACAGGCAGAGCACAGAGAGATGGTAGTAGACACTGTACATGAAAAAATAAAAGCTGCTCTAGCGCAAAAGGAAAATTCGCTGAAAGCTTATTACAAAGAATTCAAAAAAGTATTAGACGCAGCTGATGTTATTCTTGAAGTTGTTGATGCTAGGGACCCTTTAGGAACCAGATGCAAAGAG GTTGAAGAAGCTGTAAGATCAGCAAAAGGAAACAAAAAATTAGTTATTGTTTTAAATAAAGCAGATTTAATACCTAGAGAGAATTTAGATCAATGGTTAAAGTATTTGAGAAGCAGTTTACCAGCTGTAGCATTTAAAGCTTCTACTCAAGATCAGGCCAAAAGATTAGGTAGAAGGAAACTGGGAAAGAAAACAGAAAACATGATACAAAGCGGTACTTGTTTTGGTGCTGAATTACTGTTGTCATTACTCGCGAATTACTGTAGAAATGCTAACAATGTTAAAACTAGCATTAGGGTAGGAGTTGTTGGACTTCCAAACGTTGGAAAATCTAGTGTTATTAATTCTTTAAAACGTAGTAGAGCATGTAGTGTGGGAAGCACACCAG GAGTAACAAAAGCCATGCAAGCAGTGCAATTGGATtccaaaataaaattattagacTCTCcgggaatagtgtttgctaaTACTGAAGAAAATTCTGATGGATCTTCGGTAGCTTTAAGAAATGCTATAAAAATTCAGTCCTTGAAGGACCCATACACACCGGCATCTGCTATTCTAAAAAGAGTTTCAAAATCACAAttaatggaaatgtataatattcCCGAATTTTCAACACCCGACGAATTTTTTGCTCTGAAAGCTGCTAAAATGGGAAAATTTCGGAAAGGTGGTATACCCGATTCATTAGCAGCAGCTCGCAGTATTTTAGGAGACTGGAATTCTGGAAAGATTAG GTATTACACCGTTCCTCCTGAACAACCGGATTCTCATATATCTGCAGAAATTGTAAACCAAATTAGCAAAGAATTCGATATTGAAAATTTTGCTGTGCAAGAAAAAATGGTGCTCGATAATATCGAAGAAGTGTCTACAAAGAAAAAACTTATAGATCCATTATTAGTCGAGAGCGCAGGTCCAGTCAGTTCTGCCATGGAGATTGAATTGCAAAAAGAAGCA CAAATTAAAATACAAAAcaaaatgaagaaaaaagtggaaaaggccaagaagaatgtgaatgaaataagaaagaaaaagacAGATCCACTTTTTGAAATCGAAGGCAATCAGAAATTAAATAAACTTAATAAGTTACAAtttaaaaaggagaaaaaagacCGAGCTAGGAGAG AAAAAGCGACTATCAAGTTGGCGGATCAATTAGAAGGATTCAATATCTCGGCGTCTGATGATTATAATTTCAATACGGATTTCGTTGAAAACTAG